One window of the Triticum dicoccoides isolate Atlit2015 ecotype Zavitan chromosome 3B, WEW_v2.0, whole genome shotgun sequence genome contains the following:
- the LOC119277718 gene encoding NAC domain-containing protein 75-like isoform X2: protein MDKGHPGYFKSMMDAKLQEQGFFASQHCVNCGHELDYKPDMVGFPAGVKFDPTDQELIEHLESKVMKRAHSLIDDFIPTIEGEDGICYTHPEKLPGVTRNGQSKHFFHRPSKAYTTGTRKRRKIHAENELSNSKNGAETRWHKTGKTRPLMVDGRHKGCKKILVLYSNFGKARKPEKTNWVMHQYHLGDLEDEKEGELIVSKVFYQTQPRQSAAATTSTVLHEPSTNGDMEVKTPKSMKIGLADYAVVAAAAIQMQRQQQQMLKQGDEMNKGNEVQDQQQQKFDHRPAGLEGPIMACKSASTKEGTSTTQPEDVQWPYQY from the exons ATGGACAAGGGTCACCCAGGGTACTTCAAGTCCATGATGGACGCTAAACTCCAGGAGCAGGGGTTCTTTGCTTCCCAGCACTGCGTCAACTGCGGCCATGAGCTCGACTACAAGCCG GACATGGTTGGGTTTCCTGCCGGTGTCAAGTTCGATCCGACGGACCAGGAGCTGATTGAGCACCTTGAGTCCAAGGTGATGAAGAGAGCTCACTCCCTCATCGATGACTTCATACCCACCATTGAGGGAGAAGATGGCATTTGCTACACCCATCCAGAGAAACTCCCAG GTGTGACAAGAAATGGCCAGAGCAAACACTTTTTCCACAGACCATCAAAGGCCTACACCACAGGCACGAGGAAGAGGAGAAAGATCCACGCAGAGAATGAGCTGTCCAACAGTAAAAATGGTGCTGAGACACGGTGGCACAAGACTGGCAAGACACGGCCGCTGATGGTGGACGGACGGCACAAGGGGTGCAAGAAGATCCTAGTGTTGTACAGCAACTTTGGCAAGGCACGAAAGCCAGAGAAGACTaattgggtgatgcaccagtaccacctcggcgaCCTAGAGGACGAGAAGGAAGGGGAGTTGATCGTGTCGAAGGTCTTCTATCAGACACAGCCACGGCAGAGTGCCGCTGCCACGACATCGACAGTATTGCATGAGCCTTCGACTAACGGGGATATGGAGGTAAAGACGCCAAAGTCAATGAAGATTGGTCTCGCTGATTATGCGGTTGTCGCCGCGGCTGCCATCCAGATGCAGCGACAGCAGCAGCAAATGCTGAAGCAAGGTGATGAG ATGAACAAGGGAAATGAGGTGCAGGACCAACAGCAGCAGAAATTTGACCACAGGCCTGCTGGCTTGGAAGGACCAATAATGGCCTGCAAATCAGCAAGTACAAAAGAG GGAACTTCAACTACTCAGCCAGAAGATGTGCAATGGCCTTACCAGTACTAG
- the LOC119277718 gene encoding NAC domain-containing protein 75-like isoform X1, whose protein sequence is MDKGHPGYFKSMMDAKLQEQGFFASQHCVNCGHELDYKPKDMVGFPAGVKFDPTDQELIEHLESKVMKRAHSLIDDFIPTIEGEDGICYTHPEKLPGVTRNGQSKHFFHRPSKAYTTGTRKRRKIHAENELSNSKNGAETRWHKTGKTRPLMVDGRHKGCKKILVLYSNFGKARKPEKTNWVMHQYHLGDLEDEKEGELIVSKVFYQTQPRQSAAATTSTVLHEPSTNGDMEVKTPKSMKIGLADYAVVAAAAIQMQRQQQQMLKQGDEMNKGNEVQDQQQQKFDHRPAGLEGPIMACKSASTKEGTSTTQPEDVQWPYQY, encoded by the exons ATGGACAAGGGTCACCCAGGGTACTTCAAGTCCATGATGGACGCTAAACTCCAGGAGCAGGGGTTCTTTGCTTCCCAGCACTGCGTCAACTGCGGCCATGAGCTCGACTACAAGCCG AAGGACATGGTTGGGTTTCCTGCCGGTGTCAAGTTCGATCCGACGGACCAGGAGCTGATTGAGCACCTTGAGTCCAAGGTGATGAAGAGAGCTCACTCCCTCATCGATGACTTCATACCCACCATTGAGGGAGAAGATGGCATTTGCTACACCCATCCAGAGAAACTCCCAG GTGTGACAAGAAATGGCCAGAGCAAACACTTTTTCCACAGACCATCAAAGGCCTACACCACAGGCACGAGGAAGAGGAGAAAGATCCACGCAGAGAATGAGCTGTCCAACAGTAAAAATGGTGCTGAGACACGGTGGCACAAGACTGGCAAGACACGGCCGCTGATGGTGGACGGACGGCACAAGGGGTGCAAGAAGATCCTAGTGTTGTACAGCAACTTTGGCAAGGCACGAAAGCCAGAGAAGACTaattgggtgatgcaccagtaccacctcggcgaCCTAGAGGACGAGAAGGAAGGGGAGTTGATCGTGTCGAAGGTCTTCTATCAGACACAGCCACGGCAGAGTGCCGCTGCCACGACATCGACAGTATTGCATGAGCCTTCGACTAACGGGGATATGGAGGTAAAGACGCCAAAGTCAATGAAGATTGGTCTCGCTGATTATGCGGTTGTCGCCGCGGCTGCCATCCAGATGCAGCGACAGCAGCAGCAAATGCTGAAGCAAGGTGATGAG ATGAACAAGGGAAATGAGGTGCAGGACCAACAGCAGCAGAAATTTGACCACAGGCCTGCTGGCTTGGAAGGACCAATAATGGCCTGCAAATCAGCAAGTACAAAAGAG GGAACTTCAACTACTCAGCCAGAAGATGTGCAATGGCCTTACCAGTACTAG